AGGACGAACTCCACAAGACCATCGTCTTCGTGACCCACGATTTCGACGAAGCGGTCAAGGTCGGAGACCGGATCGCGATCCTCACCGAGGGTTCCCGGATCGTCCAGTACGACAAGCCAGAAGAAATCTTGGCCAATCCTGCCGACGACTTCGTGCGTGGTTTCGTCGGACACGGCGCGGCGCTCAAACAACTCACCCTCACCCGGGTGCGCGATGTCGAGTTGCACGAGGCGGCGGTCGCCCGCGTCGGGGACGATCCCGCCGAAGCGATCCGCACTGCGCGGGCCATCGACCGTGAGCATGTGATCGTGCTCGACCACCATGAGCGCCCATTGCGGTGGATGTCCCTGCCCGAGCTGGCCGATGCGCACTCCCTTGAGCATGTCACCCGAGACGACAATCTCGAAAAGGTCAGCACCGCTTCGACTCTCAACGACGCGCTCGACGTCATGCTCACGTCGTCGCACGGCGTCGTCGTGGTGACCGGGCGGCGCAACGCCTATCAGGGAGTGATCCGGGTCGAGACCATCATGAATGCGATGCCCGACATGCACACCTCGCCGACGGGACCGGTGACGTGACCACCGCCGCGCCCGACACCGAAAGATCGGCGCTGCCGGCCGAACCGACTTCCGGGTTGGGTCTCGGACGCTGGCTGATCCAACCGCTGGTCTGCGTTGCCGCGGTGGTCGGATCGCTTGTGTATGTCGACGTGGCAGACGTTTCCGAATCCGAGCGACGCGCGTTGGCAATCGGCAACCTGCTGACGCTGTTGCGCGAGCACATGGCGATCAGTGTCGCCGCAACGGTTCTCACCTGCGCGCTGGCGATTCCGCTCGGCATCGCGCTGACCCGCGGCTCCCTGCGCCGGTATGCGAAACCCATCATCACCGTGGCGGGTTTTGGGCAGGCCGCCCCCGCAATCGGTCTCATCGCTCTTGGTGCGGTGTTGTTCGGGATCGGCGCGACCGGATCGATCGTCGCGCTCACGGTGTACGGGGCGCTTCCGATCATCGCCAACACCGTCATCGGTCTCGACGGCGTCGACCACCGACTCATCGAGGCCGCCCGCGGCAT
This genomic window from Mycolicibacterium goodii contains:
- a CDS encoding ABC transporter permease codes for the protein MTTAAPDTERSALPAEPTSGLGLGRWLIQPLVCVAAVVGSLVYVDVADVSESERRALAIGNLLTLLREHMAISVAATVLTCALAIPLGIALTRGSLRRYAKPIITVAGFGQAAPAIGLIALGAVLFGIGATGSIVALTVYGALPIIANTVIGLDGVDHRLIEAARGMGMSSFATLLKVELPLALRVIVAGVRTALVLIVGTASLAAFTGGGGLGQLITVGIRLQQTTTLVVGAVLVASLALFIDWLARVVEMLAAPKGLG